A genomic segment from Nicotiana sylvestris chromosome 1, ASM39365v2, whole genome shotgun sequence encodes:
- the LOC104248140 gene encoding serine/threonine-protein kinase ATR isoform X1 — translation MANLSSLVQELREAASSSTPPNIRNDEALEVRFRAVLPNLLNAYVVPSSSAIEREVFAVLRLIAHTAKNFPGVYYHGKASAVLPVIGRILPFLAEPTFRSRHGVVIETIGALLSTLRTGDRDAYRQFFMDTMSVVEDLLSVASLCDKPSSTESGKVLLRCFSESFRGGWSNHDTTILSDLPLCCKPSDGNGILINVKGKERWQPFASSSIKILCKCLTEGTLYVEGLLETSPVLSACTLLCYGDADVHMACFDFLRIIGAAMNHEIIPVERLIQLITTILHGDEDKLPVFSNTTYDSSIGGCLHVLYSSCPDDIVRSTSANLVHIFPHSLLQTRSLELKDALCLAYTRIAKTCPPHIWRPESLIHLLYSPTPIMPLIECFQVALSRLFPDLTGGKSVNNDETGLSDVHESPRAAEKRPGEDLEISNAKLQKIDDENRCSSIKYDNVIKLSYGFGSLEEKQYADHMRSSMTLFIKLLKPPSQESSTLGPEVALTALSTLCIIFCRYPHTDLSIQIFHQMYEWVPWVCEQAKQKFPFPIDLHFFLEAIHNLLIIAGSIPTESKYFKTKGDNSALMQSLLRLPWTRSQSTDTHSLSKAKIMSLRVLSKMGPALQGGNDLDILDLGLHDTAEDVRIEAVISMPVILMWSGFGLLNHMFKRLEILEKEADGLINKVIPECLGFLACLYASCTTGVLTECQCKFYLPKNNIRLNMTMDDLAGGFWCSKCDRNDGLLNPSNSTVLCPPYLQKKESTRDHDYVYLQSIFFRLLFDESSEDVQLACVRVVRRILLHGTENILIKTRSEWLKCVDFLLIHRKRAIRESFSKQIGFLIEEPILNCLFLDEGGHEAASKSKERKFIDKIKHALETADDPLVFATLLEATAEIMKVVDVQSQSFMFSLILLIDQLDNPHVTVRIIASRLIIRSCCFHLKGGFELILSRFLHIRNEFFDYMSISLASRPKMVEEFAGAILGIDTEELVQRMVPVVLPKLVVTQQDNDQAIFTLYELAKCLNTDMVQLIVNWLPKVLAYALHRADGQELLSVLQFYHEQTGSNKQEIFAAALPALLDELVCFTDEDESNEISKRLMKVPQVIKEVAGILSGDQDIPAFLRNHFVGLLNSIDRKMLHAEDVSLQRQAIKRIEMLINMMGSHLSTYVPKLMVLLMQAINKESLQGDGLSVLHFFIKQIAQISPSSTKHVISQVFAALVPFLERESESSSSHLNKIVEILEELVLQNRAILKEHIGEFPPLPSIPALDRVNRMISAARGMMTLKDQLRDIIDGLNHENLNVRYMVASELSKLLNLRREDIMALITKVGDANMDVMSALITSLLRGCAEQSRTMVGQRLKLICADCLGALGAIDPSKVKGFSSMRFQIACSDDDLIFELIHKHLARAFRAAPDTIIQDSAALAIQELLKIAGCEASLDDNVVASTSQTRGKRPVKLLASVVDGSCTEMQDRGQRLWNRFSSYVKEIIAPCLTSRFQLPSMSDSASSGPIYRPSMSFRRWIFFWIKKLTAHATASRASIFNACRGIVRHDMQIAMYLLPYLVLNAVCDGTEEARCGITEEILSVLSAAASENSTDVNGTSSGHNEVCIQAVFTLLDNLGQWVDDVQQELSLSQSIQTFSSRQQALKSKQKAINLSSDSEQVLIQCKHVSELLAAIPKVTLARSSFRCQAYARSLLYFESHVREKSGSFNPASEKSGLFEDEDISFLMEIYSGLDEPDGLCGFASLRKSKSLQDHLLINKKAGNWAEVLTSCEQALQMEPTSVQRHSDVVNCLLNMCHLQATVTHVDGLISRIPKYKKTWCMQGVQAAWRLGRWDLMDEYLNGADEEGLVCSSSESNALFDMDVAKILQAIMKRDQFSIAKKITLSKQALIAPLAAAGMDSYARAYPFVVKLHMLRELEDYSSLLGGESFLEKSFLLYDSNFSKLIESWENRLKLTQPSLWAREPLLAFRRLVFGASGLHAQVGECWIQYAKLCRSAGHYETASRAILEAKASGAPNVHMEKAKLLWSTRRADGAIAELQQTLLNMPVEVVGSAAISSITSLSLVPLNPQPLHCGTQSSNENRGVAKTLLLYSRWIHYTGQKQKEDVISLYSRVKELQPKWEKGYFYLAKYCDELLVDARKRQEDKEPCSKAVPAKSALVAATNLNTEKSWLSYLPDVLLFYAKGLHRGHRNLFQALPRLLTLWFDFGSVYQISRSAANKEMKTIHGKVLSIMRGCLNDFPTYQWLTVLPQLVSRICHQNEEIVRLVKYIITSVLQIYPQQALWMMAAVTKSTVPSRREAAAEIINAARRKSNEAGVSSLFAQFAMLIDHLIKLCFHPGQTKARTINIATEFSALKRMMPVEIIMPTQQSLTVNLPTYDVNTSESITSEIFYSADLPTISGISDEADVLSSLQRPKKIILLGSDGIERPFLCKPKDDLRKDARMMEFNAMVNRLLSKCSESRRRKLYIRTFAVIPLTEDCGMVEWVPHTRGLRQILQDIYISGGKFDRQKTNSQIKHIYDRCLGKMPEDEMLKNEILPMFPPAFHKWFLNTFSEPAAWFRARVAYAHTTAVWSMVGHIVGLGDRHGENILFDSTTGDCVHVDFSCLFDKGLQLEKPELVPFRLTQNMIDGLGITGYEGIFLRVCEITLSVLREHRETLMSVLETFIHDPLVEWTKSHKSSGVEVQNPHAQRAISNIEARLQGIVVGVGAAPSLPLAVEGQARRLIAEAVSHKNLGKMYIWWMPWF, via the exons ATGGCGAATCTCTCGAGTTTAGTCCAGGAACTTCGAGAAGCAGCTTCATCATCTACACCTCCAAACATCCGAAACGACGAAGCGCTAGAGGTCCGATTTCGCGCCGTACTTCCCAATCTTCTCAATGCCTATGTCGTTCCTTCTTCTTCAG CGATAGAGAGAGAGGTTTTTGCTGTGCTAAGGCTTATAGCACACACTGCGAAGAACTTTCCTGGAGTTTATTACCATGGCAAGGCTAGTGCTGTGCTTCCGGTGATAGGGCGCATTTTGCCATTTTTGGCTGAACCTACTTTTCG CTCTAGACACGGAGTGGTTATTGAAACAATCGGAGCCCTGTTATCCACTCTTCGCACAGGAGATCGAGATGCTTATCGGCAATTCTTTATGGACACGATGTCGGTGGTTGAAG ATCTTCTTAGTGTTGCTTCACTATGTGATAAACCAAGCTCTACAGAATCAGGGAAAGTACTTTTGAGGTGTTTCAGTGAGTCATTCCGTGGAGGTTGGAGCAACCATGATACAACGATATTAAGTGATCTCCCCTTGTGTTGTAAGCCTTCCGACGGCAATGGCATTCTGATTAATGTCAAAGGCAAAGAAAGGTGGCAgccttttgcttcttcttccatcaagattctcTGTAAATGTTTAACTGAAGGAACCCTATATGTTGAAGGACTCCTTGAGACCTCACCTGTTTTATCTGCATGTACCCTTCTGTGTTATGGAGATGCTGATGTGCACATG GCGTGTTTTGACTTTCTAAGAATCATTGGAGCAGCTATGAATCATGAAATCATTCCTGTTGAGAGATTGATTCAATTGATTACGACCATATTACACGGAGATGAGGATAAGCTTCCAGTCTTCAG CAATACAACTTATGATTCGTCCATTGGTGGATGCCTTCATGTATTATACTCCAGTTGTCCTGATGACATTGTTAGATCGACATCTGCCAATTTAGTACATATCTTTCCCCATTCGTTGCTTCAAACAAGAAGTCTTGAGCTGAAG GATGCTTTATGTCTTGCCTATACTCGTATTGCAAAGACTTGCCCCCCTCATATCTGGAGGCCTGAATCTCTAATACATTTGCTTTACTCACCCACACCTATCATGCCTTTAATCGAGTGCTTTCAAGTGGCTTTATCTAGGCTTTTTCCTGATCTTACTGGGGGTAAAAGCGTTAATAATGATGAAACAGGTTTATCTGATGTGCATGAAAGTCCAAGGGCTGCAGAGAAGAGACCAGGAGAAGACTTGGAGATTTCAAATGCCAAACTTCAGAAAATCGATGATGAAAATCGATGTTCCAGTATCAAATATGACAATGTGATTAAGCTTAGCTATGGATTTGGCTCTTTGGAGGAGAAACAGTATGCTGATCATATGCGTAGCTCAATGACTCTATTTATTAAACTTTTAAAGCCTCCAAGTCAGGAATCCAGTACTTTGGGCCCAGAAGTTGCATTGACAGCTCTTAGTACACTCTGTATTATTTTCTGCAGATATCCTCACACGGACCTTTCAATTCAAATATTCCATCAGATGTATGAATGGGTCCCTTGGGTGTGTGAACAG GCAAAGCAGAAATTTCCATTCCCTATTGATTTACATTTCTTTCTGGAAGCAATTCACAACCTATTGATCATAGCAG GATCCATTCCCACTGAGAGTAAATATTTCAAGACCAAGGGTGACAACTCAGCTCTTATGCAGTCATTGCTAAGGCTACCATGGACCAGATCTCAATCTACTGATACCCACTCGTTGTCGAAGGCAAAGATCATGTCTCTGCGTGTGCTGTCTAAAATGGGGCCTGCATTGCAAGGTGGAAATGATCTTGATATATTGGACTTGGGACTCCATGATACTGCTGAGGATGTCAGAATCGAAGCTGTCATTTCGATGCCTGTGATATTAATGTGGTCTGGTTTTGGTTTACTGAATCACATGTTCAAGAGGCTGGA GATCCTGGAAAAAGAGGCAGATGGACTAATTAACAAAGTAATCCCGGAGTGTCTTGGTTTTTTGGCATGCCTTTATGCGTCCTGTACAACTGGTGTACTAACGGAATGCCAATGCAAATTTTACTTGCCAAAGAATAATATAAGACTAAATATGACGATGGATGACCTTGCGGGAGGATTTTGGTGTTCAAAGTGTGACAGAAATGATGGACTTCTGAACCCATCAAATTCAACTGTGTTGTGTCCTCCTTACTTACAGAAGAAAGAATCTACTAGAGATCATGATTATGTTTATTTACAATCCATCTTCTTCCGTCTTCTTTTTGATGAATCATCAGAAGATGTTCAGTTAGCTTGTGTACGTGTGGTTCGGAGGATACTCCTCCACGGAACTGAAAATATTCTGATTAAAACAAGATCTGAATGGTTAAAATGTGTTGATTTCCTACTCATTCACAGGAAAAGGGCCATTCGAGAATCCTTTTCTAAACAGATTGGTTTCCTCATTGAGGAACCTATTCTGAATTGTTTGTTCTTGGATGAGGGGGGCCACGAGGCTGCGAGCAAATCAAAAGAACGAAAGTTCATTGACAAAATAAAACACGCTTTGGAAACAGCGGATGATCCCCTGGTTTTTGCAACTCTTCTAGAAGCTACAGCTGAGATTATGAAGGTGGTTGATGTGCAGAGTCAGTCCTTTATGTTCTCTCTTATTTTATTGATTGATCAGCTTGATAATCCCCATGTGACAGTTAGAATAATTGCATCAAGGTTGATAATAAGGTCTTGCTGCTTTCATCTTAAAGGGGGATTTGAATTAATTCTTTCTCGTTTTCTTCATATTCGAAATGAGTTTTTCGATTACATGTCTATAAGCCTTGCTAGCAGACCAAAAATGGTTGAAGAGTTTGCGGGAGCTATTCTTGGTATTGATACTGAAGAACTTGTGCAGAGAATGGTTCCTGTAGTCCTCCCAAAGTTGGTCGTTACTCAGCAGGATAATGATCAAGCAATTTTCACCCTATATGAGCTCGCCAAGTGCTTAAATACAGATATGGTGCAACTAATTGTTAATTGGCTACCTAAAGTACTTGCTTATGCTCTTCATCGAGCTGATGGGCAAGAATTGCTCTCTGTTCTTCAGTTCTACCATGAGCAGACTGGTTCCAACAAACAAGAAATTTTTGCTGCTGCACTCCCTGCTCTTTTGGATGAACTTGTATGCTTCACAGATGAAGATGAGTCAAATGAGATAAGTAAAAG GTTAATGAAGGTGCCTCAGGTGATAAAGGAAGTTGCTGGGATTCTAAGTGGTGACCAAGATATCCCTGCATTTTTAAGGAATCATTTTGTTGGTCTCCTAAACAGCATTGATAGGAAAATGCTGCATGCTGAAGATGTATCACTGCAAAGACAAGCTATCAAGCGAATTGAGATGCTGATAAATATGATGGGTTCCCATCTTAGCACTTATGTACCAAAACTTATGGTTCTTCTCATGCAGGCTATTAATAAAGAATCACTTCAGGGTGATGGTCTTTCTGTCTTGCATTTTTTCATCAAGCAGATAGCGCAGATATCACCATCTAGCACGAAGCACGTGATTTCTCAAGTTTTTGCAGCTCTGGTTCCCTTCCTGGAGAGAGAAAGTGAAAGTTCCTCCTCTCATTTGAATAAAATTGTGGAGATCTTGGAAGAACTCGTACTTCAGAATAGAGCTATTCTAAAGGAACACATTGGGGAGTTTCCTCCTTTGCCTAGTATTCCTGCTTTAGATAGGGTGAACAGAATGATAAGCGCAGCACGTGGAATGATGACCTTGAAGGATCAGTTGCGGGATATTATTGATGGTTTGAATCATGAAAATTTGAATGTCAGGTATATGGTTGCATCTGAGTTGAGTAAATTGCTCAACCTTAGGAGGGAGGATATCATGGCTTTAATTACTAAGGTAGGAGATGCAAACATGGATGTAATGAGTGCATTGATCACATCTCTGCTCAGAGGATGTGCAGAACAATCAAGGACGATGGTTGGTCAGCGGCTGAAGTTGATATGTGCAGATTGTCTTGGAGCACTTGGTGCAATAGATCCTTCAAAAGTCAAGGGATTTTCAAGCATGCGTTTCCAAATTGCGTGTTCAGATGATGATTTAATTTTTGAGTTGATTCATAAGCATCTGGCCCGGGCCTTCAGGGCTGCTCCTGACACCATTATTCAAGATTCTGCAGCATTGGCGATTCAGGAACTTCTAAAAATAGCAGGCTGTGAGGCATCTCTTGATGACAATGTGGTTGCTTCTACTTCACAGACAAGAGGCAAACGACCCGTAAAGTTGCTTGCATCTGTGGTGGATGGTAGTTGCACCGAAATGCAGGATAGGGGCCAGAGATTGTGGAATCGTTTCTCTAGTTATGTGAAGGAGATAATAGCCCCTTGCTTAACCTCCAGATTTCAGCTGCCAAGTATGTCTGATTCAGCATCTTCTGGTCCAATCTATCGCCCTTCAATGTCATTTAGAAGATGGATATTTTTCTGGATCAAGAAACTGACTGCACATGCAACAGCTTCTCGAGCAAGTATTTTCAATGCCTGCCGTGGTATAGTCCGCCATGATATGCAAATAGCAATGTATCTTCTTCCATATTTGGTCCTTAATGCAGTATGTGATGGTACTGAAGAGGCACGCTGTGGCATAACAGAGGAAATTTTATCTGTTCTCAGTGCTGCTGCATCAGAGAATAGCACTGATGTTAATGGTACAAGTTCAGGGCACAATGAAGTTTGCATTCAAGCTGTATTTACTCTTCTTGATAATCTTGGTCAATGGGTGGATGATGTACAACAGGAACTTTCACTTTCCCAGTCTATTCAAACTTTCAGTTCGAGGCAACAAGCTCTCAAGTCGAAGCAGAAGGCCATCAATCTGTCAAGTGATTCTGAGCAGGTGCTTATTCAGTGTAAACATGTCTCAGAACTCTTGGCTGCAATTCCTAAAGTGACTCTTGCAAGGTCATCTTTCAGATGCCAAGCTTATGCCAGGTCCCTTTTGTACTTTGAATCTCATGTGCGGGAGAAGTCGGGATCGTTTAATCCTGCCTCTGAGAAGAGTGGcctttttgaggatgaagatatCTCATTCCTGATGGAAATATACAGTGGGTTGGATGAGCCAGATGGCTTATGTGGTTTTGCTTCCTTACGCAAGTCAAAGAGCTTGCAAGATCATCTATTGATAAATAAGAAGGCAGGAAACTGGGCAGAAGTATTGACTTCTTGTGAGCAGGCTTTGCAGATGGAACCAACTTCTGTCCAGAGGCATTCAGATGTTGTTAACTGCTTACTAAATATGTGCCATTTGCAGGCCACGGTCACCCATGTAGATGGATTAATATCTAGAATACCTAAATACAAGAAAACTTGGTGTATGCAAGGTGTTCAGGCTGCATGGAGGCTTGGAAGGTGGGACTTGATGGATGAATATCTTAATGGGGCTGATGAAGAAGGTTTAGTATGTAGTAGTTCTGAGAGTAATGCTTTATTTGACATGGATGTCGCTAAGATTCTTCAAGCAATAATGAAGAGAGATCAGTTCTCCATTGCTAAGAAAATTACTTTGTCGAAACAAGCTCTGATTGCTCCTTTGGCTGCTGCAGGCATGGATTCTTATGCGAGAGCTTACCCCTTTGTTGTCAAGCTTCACATGCTGCGGGAATTAGAGGATTATAGCTCTCTTCTTGGTGGTGAGTCTTTCTTAGAAAAATCATTCCTTCTATATGACTCAAATTTCTCAAAACTAATAGAAAGCTGGGAAAATCGTCTCAAACTCACACAACCATCTCTCTGGGCTAGGGAACCACTCTTGGCTTTTCGGAGATTAGTTTTTGGTGCAAGTGGTCTTCATGCACAAGTTGGGGAGTGCTGGATTCAATATGCAAAGCTCTGTCGTTCTGCTGGTCATTACGAGACAGCAAGTCGAGCAATTCTAGAAGCCAAGGCCTCAGGTGCACCTAATGTTCACATGGAAAAGGCTAAGCTTCTGTGGAGCACCAGAAGAGCTGATGGTGCCATTGCTGAGCTCCAACAGACCCTTCTGAATATGCCTGTTGAGGTTGTAGGCTCTGCAGCAATATCATCAATCACTAGCCTCTCATTGGTTCCATTGAACCCACAGCCTCTACATTGTGGTACCCAGTCTTCTAACGAGAATAGAGGTGTAGCCAAAACGCTCCTACTCTATTCAAGGTGGATACATTACACTGGTCAAAAGCAGAAGGAAGATGTGATCAGTCTGTACTCTAGGGTGAAGGAATTACAGCCCAAGTGGGAAAAAGGATACTTTTACCTGGCAAAATACTGTGATGAACTACTTGTTGATGCCCGAAAACGGCAGGAGGATAAGGAGCCGTGTTCCAAAGCTGTCCCAGCAAAGTCGGCTCTGGTAGCTGCCACAAATCTGAACACTGAGAAAAGTTGGTTGTCATATCTTCCTGATGTGCTCTTATTTTATGCAAAGGGTCTTCACAGGGGCCATAGGAATCTTTTCCAAGCCCTTCCTAGATTGTTAACATTGTGGTTCGATTTTGGGAGCGTTTATCAGATAAGCAGATCAGCAGCCAATAAAGAAATGAAAACAATCCATGGGAAG gTTTTGAGCATCATGCGAGGATGTTTAAATGATTTTCCAACATATCAGTGGCTAACTGTTCTGCCTCAACTGGTTTCCAGAATATGCCATCAAAATGAAGAAATTGTTCGGTTGGTGAAATACATAATAACAAGTGTTCTCCAGATATACCCTCAGCAAGCCCTTTGGATGATGGCTGCTGTTACAAAATCTACGGTTCCCTCAAGGAGGGAGGCTGCTGCAGAGATTATAAATGCTGCAAGAAGAAAATCCAATGAAGCAGGTGTTAGTTCTTTGTTTGCACAGTTTGCTATGCTCATTGATCACCTAATTAAGCTATGTTTCCATCCTGGTCAAACAAAGGCAAGAACAATCAATATTGCGACTGAATTCAGTGCTTTGAAGCGGATGATGCCAGTAGAAATCATAATGCCAACCCAACAGTCCCTTACTGTTAACCTACCTACATATGATGTGAATACATCTGAGTCCATTACATCTGAAATCTTCTATTCAGCAGACCTTCCTACAATCTCAGGAATTTCAGATGAGGCTGATGTTCTTTCCTCGCTTCAGAGGCCAAAGAAA ATTATTCTTTTGGGAAGTGATGGAATTGAGCGGCCATTCCTTTGCAAACCCAAGGATGATCTCAGGAAAGATGCACGCATGATGGAATTCAATGCTATGGTCAATCGTCTTCTATCCAAGTGCTCTGAGAGTCGTAGGAGGAAGCTTTATATTCGGACATTTGCAGTGATACCACTGACAGAAGATTGTGGTATGGTTGAGTGGGTTCCTCATACCCGTGGGCTTCGACAAATACTCCAAGACATTTACATAAGCGGTGGCAAATTTGATAGACAGAAAACAAATTCTCAAATTAAGCATATTTATGATCGGTGCCTGGGTAAAATGCCAGAAGATGAAATGCTAAAGAACGAAATCCTTCCAATGTTCCCTCCAGCTTTCCATAAATGGTTCTTGAACACATTTTCTGAACCAGCTGCTTGGTTCAGGGCTCGGGTTGCATATGCTCATACTACTGCTGTTTGGTCAATGGTTGGGCATATAGTGGGCCTTGGAGATAGGCATGGAGAAAACATCCTCTTTGATTCAACCACTGGTGACTGTGTTCATGTTGATTTCAGCTGCTTATTTGACAAAGGTTTGCAGTTAGAGAAACCAGAACTGGTTCCTTTCAGGCTAACAcag AACATGATTGATGGCTTGGGCATTACTGGTTATGAAGGAATCTTCCTAAGGGTTTGCGAGATCACACTTTCTGTATTACGGGAACATAGAGAGACGCTAATGAGTGTCCTTGAAACTTTCATCCATGATCCTCTGGTAGAATGGACCAAATCTCATAAATCTAGTGGGGTGGAGGTCCAAAACCCTCATGCACAG CGAGCAATCAGTAACATAGAAGCACGGTTGCAAGGAATTGTCGTTGGTGTGGGAGCTGCACCATCGTTGCCTCTTGCTGTGGAAGGGCAAGCTCGTCGCCTGATTGCTGAAGCTGTTTCACATAAAAATCTTGGCAAAATGTATATATGGTGGATGCCGTGGTTTTAA